One genomic segment of Streptomyces sp. RKND-216 includes these proteins:
- the dnaJ gene encoding molecular chaperone DnaJ, whose product MATDYYSVLGVQRDASQDEIKKAFRRLARELHPDVNPDPKTQDRFKEINTAYEVLSDPQKKQVYDLGGDPAGPGGGAGGFGGGFGNFSDIMDAFFGTASQRGPRSRTRRGQDAMIRLDIDLNEAAFGTTKEIQVDTATVCGSCSGEGAAPGTSAQTCDMCRGRGEVSQVTRSFLGQVMTSRPCPQCQGFGTVVPTPCPECAGDGRVRSRRTLTVKIPAGVDNGTRIQLAGEGEVGPGGGPAGDLYVEIHETPHSVFQRRGDDLHCTVTIPMTAAALGTKVPLETLDGMDEIDIRPGTQSGQSIPLHERGITHLRGGGRGQLIVHVEVTTPSKLDPEQEDLLRRLATLRGEERPQGQFQPGQQGLFHRLKDAFNGR is encoded by the coding sequence GTGGCGACGGACTACTACTCCGTCCTCGGCGTGCAGCGCGACGCCTCGCAGGACGAAATCAAGAAGGCCTTCCGCAGGCTGGCGCGCGAACTGCACCCGGACGTGAACCCGGACCCGAAGACGCAGGACCGGTTCAAGGAGATCAACACCGCGTACGAGGTGCTCTCCGACCCGCAGAAGAAGCAGGTCTACGACCTCGGCGGCGACCCCGCGGGGCCCGGCGGCGGCGCGGGCGGCTTCGGCGGCGGCTTCGGCAACTTCTCCGACATCATGGACGCCTTCTTCGGCACGGCGTCCCAGCGCGGCCCGCGCTCGCGCACCCGGCGCGGCCAGGACGCGATGATCCGGCTGGACATCGACCTGAACGAGGCCGCGTTCGGCACCACCAAGGAGATCCAGGTCGACACCGCAACCGTGTGCGGCAGCTGCTCCGGCGAGGGCGCGGCACCGGGCACGTCGGCGCAGACCTGCGACATGTGCCGCGGCCGCGGCGAGGTCTCGCAGGTGACCCGCTCCTTCCTCGGCCAGGTCATGACCTCGCGCCCGTGCCCGCAGTGCCAGGGCTTCGGCACGGTCGTGCCCACGCCGTGCCCCGAGTGCGCCGGCGACGGCCGGGTGCGCTCGCGGCGCACCCTCACGGTCAAGATCCCGGCCGGCGTCGACAACGGCACGCGCATCCAGCTCGCCGGCGAGGGCGAGGTCGGCCCGGGCGGCGGTCCGGCAGGCGACCTCTACGTCGAGATCCACGAGACCCCGCACTCGGTCTTCCAGCGTCGCGGCGACGACCTGCACTGCACGGTCACCATCCCGATGACGGCGGCCGCTCTCGGCACGAAGGTGCCGCTGGAGACACTGGACGGCATGGACGAGATCGACATCCGGCCCGGCACCCAGTCCGGCCAGTCGATCCCGCTGCACGAGCGCGGCATCACGCACCTGCGCGGCGGCGGCCGCGGCCAGCTCATCGTCCACGTCGAGGTGACGACGCCGAGCAAGCTGGATCCGGAGCAGGAGGACCTGCTGCGGCGCCTGGCGACGCTGCGCGGAGAGGAACGGCCCCAGGGCCAGTTCCAGCCGGGGCAGCAGGGCCTCTTCCACCGCCTCAAGGACGCGTTCAACGGCCGTTGA
- a CDS encoding MBL fold metallo-hydrolase — protein sequence MDIGWEELAPGVLRARLPRWDATVGAVADAEGALVVDTGSCLAEGAAVRTAVRERLGLPVTRVALTHAHFDHVLGTAAFAGVQVYGAVGLEGVLRHDREAIQRDAVRHGLDPAAAAQAADALVLPQHAVSGELTLSLGGGRQVLLANVGPGHTGHDLAVLVPGREPGAREVVFCGDLVEESGEPQAGPDALPARWPAALDRLLSLGGEDAVYVPGHGAVVDAAFVRAQRDALARRFARP from the coding sequence ATGGACATCGGCTGGGAAGAGCTCGCACCGGGCGTGCTGCGCGCGCGGCTGCCTCGGTGGGACGCCACCGTGGGCGCCGTGGCGGATGCGGAGGGGGCGCTCGTGGTCGACACCGGCTCCTGTCTGGCCGAGGGCGCGGCGGTCCGTACGGCGGTGCGCGAACGGCTCGGGCTGCCGGTGACCCGGGTCGCGCTCACCCACGCGCACTTCGACCACGTGCTGGGCACCGCCGCCTTCGCGGGCGTGCAGGTGTACGGCGCGGTGGGGCTGGAGGGCGTCCTGCGGCACGACCGGGAGGCGATCCAGCGGGACGCGGTGCGGCACGGCCTGGACCCGGCCGCCGCGGCGCAGGCCGCGGACGCCCTGGTGCTGCCCCAGCACGCGGTGAGCGGCGAACTGACGCTGTCCCTCGGCGGGGGACGGCAGGTGCTGCTCGCCAACGTGGGGCCGGGCCACACCGGCCACGACCTGGCCGTGCTGGTGCCGGGGCGCGAGCCCGGCGCGCGGGAGGTGGTGTTCTGCGGCGACCTGGTGGAGGAGTCCGGAGAACCGCAGGCCGGACCGGACGCACTGCCGGCCCGCTGGCCCGCCGCGCTGGACCGGCTGTTGTCCCTCGGCGGCGAGGACGCGGTGTACGTGCCGGGGCACGGCGCGGTGGTCGACGCTGCGTTTGTCCGCGCCCAACGCGACGCACTGGCACGGCGTTTCGCCCGGCCGTGA
- a CDS encoding nitronate monooxygenase, which translates to MAPDLDLALLRHPVVQAPMAGGASTPELAAAVSEAGGLGMLAAGYKTPEAMYEETRHLRRLTPRPFGVNLFLPQTPVAEAAALTAYRDELAPEAARYGAELGDTDRGGSDAYDAKVAILLQHPVPLVSFTFGCPEERVLRRFAEAGTSTVVTVTSVDEALTAQDRGAAAVCVQGAEAGGHQGTHHDDPAADGGCRATGLLPLLALVGEAVRLPLVAAGGLMRGSQIAAVLAAGASAAQLGTAFLVCPESGAHAEHKRALTDPLFDRTELTRAFSGRPARALVNRFVREHGPHAPAAYPDVHHLTAGLRRAASKAGDPQGMALWAGQGHRLARTMPAARLVEVLAGELASARAASTGREVEA; encoded by the coding sequence ATGGCCCCCGACCTCGACCTCGCCCTCCTCCGTCACCCGGTCGTTCAGGCACCCATGGCGGGCGGCGCCTCCACCCCGGAACTCGCCGCTGCCGTCAGCGAGGCCGGCGGTCTCGGCATGCTCGCCGCCGGGTACAAGACGCCGGAGGCGATGTACGAGGAGACGCGCCACCTGCGCCGGCTCACTCCACGCCCCTTCGGCGTGAACCTCTTCCTGCCCCAGACACCGGTCGCCGAGGCGGCGGCGCTCACCGCCTACCGCGACGAGCTCGCCCCCGAGGCGGCCCGTTACGGCGCCGAACTCGGCGACACGGACAGGGGCGGGAGCGACGCCTACGACGCGAAGGTCGCGATCCTCCTCCAACACCCCGTGCCGCTGGTGTCGTTCACCTTCGGCTGCCCCGAGGAGCGCGTGCTGCGCCGCTTCGCGGAGGCGGGTACGTCGACGGTCGTCACGGTCACCTCCGTGGACGAGGCGCTCACCGCCCAGGACCGCGGGGCCGCCGCGGTGTGCGTGCAGGGCGCGGAGGCCGGCGGCCACCAGGGCACCCACCACGACGACCCGGCGGCGGACGGCGGCTGCCGCGCGACCGGACTGCTGCCGCTGCTCGCCCTCGTCGGCGAGGCGGTGCGCCTGCCGCTGGTCGCCGCCGGCGGGCTGATGCGCGGGTCGCAGATCGCCGCGGTGCTGGCTGCCGGTGCGAGCGCCGCCCAACTCGGCACCGCGTTCCTGGTGTGCCCCGAGTCCGGTGCGCACGCCGAGCACAAGCGGGCGCTGACGGACCCTCTGTTCGACCGCACGGAGCTGACCCGTGCCTTCTCCGGGCGCCCGGCACGCGCTCTGGTCAACCGGTTCGTGCGCGAGCACGGTCCGCACGCCCCCGCCGCCTACCCGGACGTCCACCACCTCACCGCCGGCCTGCGCCGTGCCGCCTCGAAGGCCGGCGACCCACAGGGGATGGCGTTGTGGGCGGGTCAGGGCCACCGGCTGGCCCGTACGATGCCCGCCGCGCGGCTCGTCGAGGTGCTCGCCGGTGAACTGGCCTCCGCCCGCGCCGCGTCGACGGGACGGGAGGTGGAGGCGTGA
- a CDS encoding DUF3097 domain-containing protein, whose amino-acid sequence MRSRRYDPDLTPPWKRRTAAVPEVPADPDLVVEEAATGFCGAVVRCEKTAQGPTVTLEDRFGKHRVFPMEPRGFLLEGEVVTLVRPASVAPAAPASAGRTASGSVAVPGARARVARAGRLYVEGRHDAELVEKVWGDDLRVEGVVVEYLEGVDHLAEIVDLFGPTSDARLGVLVDHLVPGSKESRIAADVTATWGAERVLVVGHPFVDIWEAVKPAALGIDTWPRVPRGQDWKTGVCEALDWPANTGAAWRRILGAVHSYRDLDPGLLGPVEHLIDHVTVGGPNGG is encoded by the coding sequence ATGCGCAGTCGCCGGTACGACCCCGACCTCACCCCGCCCTGGAAGCGCCGCACGGCCGCGGTGCCCGAGGTCCCCGCCGACCCGGACCTCGTCGTGGAGGAGGCCGCGACCGGCTTCTGCGGCGCGGTGGTCCGGTGCGAGAAGACGGCGCAGGGGCCGACGGTGACGCTGGAGGACCGGTTCGGCAAGCATCGCGTGTTCCCGATGGAGCCGCGCGGCTTCCTGCTGGAGGGGGAGGTCGTCACCCTGGTGCGCCCCGCATCCGTCGCCCCCGCGGCGCCTGCCTCAGCCGGGCGCACGGCCTCCGGCTCGGTCGCCGTGCCGGGCGCACGGGCCCGCGTCGCACGGGCGGGAAGACTCTATGTGGAGGGGCGGCACGACGCGGAACTGGTGGAGAAGGTCTGGGGCGACGACCTGCGCGTCGAGGGCGTGGTGGTCGAGTACCTGGAGGGCGTCGACCACCTGGCCGAGATCGTGGACCTCTTCGGCCCCACCTCCGACGCACGGCTGGGCGTCCTCGTCGACCATCTGGTGCCCGGGTCGAAGGAGTCCCGGATCGCGGCGGACGTGACCGCGACGTGGGGCGCGGAACGGGTGCTGGTGGTGGGCCACCCGTTCGTCGACATCTGGGAGGCGGTCAAGCCCGCGGCGCTCGGCATCGACACCTGGCCGCGGGTACCACGCGGGCAGGACTGGAAGACGGGCGTGTGCGAGGCGCTGGACTGGCCGGCGAACACCGGGGCCGCGTGGCGGCGCATCCTCGGCGCCGTCCACTCCTACCGCGACCTGGACCCGGGCCTGCTCGGCCCGGTGGAACACCTCATCGACCACGTCACCGTGGGCGGCCCGAACGGCGGCTGA
- a CDS encoding 16S rRNA (uracil(1498)-N(3))-methyltransferase, with product MTAPVFLLDGPDAPPLTGAGRVWLTGPEGRHAVSVRRMRVGESIVLTDGAGTGASGTVAAVEGKDRLEVAVTDVRSDPVPRPRIIVVQALPKGDRGELAVETMTETGVDVIVPWAASRCITQWRGERGAKSLAKWRATAREAGKQSRRLRFPHVAEPATTRQVAPLLSGAAFAAVLHEEGAAPLATAPLPVDGDVVLVVGPEGGVSPEELAAFAEAGAEPYRLGRTVLRTSTAGTAATSLLLTRTGRWS from the coding sequence GTGACCGCTCCCGTGTTCCTCCTCGACGGGCCGGACGCGCCGCCCCTCACCGGGGCCGGCCGCGTGTGGCTGACAGGTCCGGAGGGCCGGCACGCCGTCTCCGTGCGGCGCATGCGCGTGGGCGAGTCGATCGTCCTCACCGACGGCGCGGGCACCGGTGCCTCCGGCACGGTCGCCGCCGTCGAGGGCAAGGACCGGCTGGAGGTCGCCGTCACCGACGTCCGGTCCGATCCCGTGCCCCGGCCCCGGATCATCGTCGTGCAGGCGCTGCCCAAGGGCGACCGGGGCGAGCTGGCCGTGGAGACGATGACGGAGACCGGCGTGGACGTGATCGTGCCGTGGGCGGCGTCCCGGTGCATCACGCAGTGGCGCGGTGAACGTGGAGCCAAGTCGCTGGCGAAGTGGCGTGCCACCGCGCGCGAGGCGGGCAAGCAGTCCCGGCGCCTGCGGTTTCCGCACGTCGCCGAACCGGCCACGACCCGGCAGGTGGCGCCGCTGCTGTCCGGCGCCGCGTTCGCCGCCGTGCTGCACGAGGAGGGCGCCGCGCCGCTGGCGACCGCTCCGCTCCCGGTGGACGGGGACGTCGTGCTGGTCGTCGGCCCCGAGGGCGGCGTCTCCCCGGAGGAGCTGGCCGCCTTCGCGGAGGCGGGCGCCGAGCCGTACCGGCTGGGCCGCACGGTGCTGCGCACCTCCACGG
- the hrcA gene encoding heat-inducible transcriptional repressor HrcA: MLSERRLEVLRAIVQDYVGTEEPVGSKALTERHNLQVSPATVRNDMSALEDEGYIAQPHTSAGRIPTDKGYRLFVDQLAGVKPLSSPERRAIHNFLDGAVDLDDVVGRTVRLLAQLTRQVAVVQYPSLTRSTVRHVELLALAPARLMLVLITDTGRVEQRMVDCPAPIGENTVADLRARLNGRTAGQRFTDVPRLVQDLPDSFDADDRGTVSTVLATLLETLVEETEERLMIGGTANLTRFGHDFPLTIRPVLEALEEQVVLLKLLGEATDSGMTVRIGHENAHEGLSSTSVVSVGYGSGDEAVAKLGVVGPTRMDYPGTMGAVRAVARYVGQILAES, from the coding sequence GTGCTCAGTGAACGCAGACTCGAGGTGCTGCGCGCCATCGTCCAGGACTACGTCGGCACCGAGGAGCCCGTCGGCTCGAAGGCGCTCACGGAGCGACACAACCTCCAGGTCTCCCCGGCAACCGTGCGCAACGACATGTCGGCGCTCGAGGACGAGGGCTACATCGCGCAGCCGCACACCAGCGCCGGACGCATCCCCACCGACAAGGGCTACCGGCTCTTCGTCGACCAGCTGGCGGGCGTCAAGCCGTTGTCCTCGCCGGAGCGCCGCGCGATCCACAACTTCCTCGACGGCGCCGTCGACCTGGACGATGTCGTCGGCCGCACCGTGCGGCTGCTCGCGCAGCTCACCCGCCAGGTCGCGGTGGTGCAGTACCCATCGCTGACCCGCTCGACGGTGCGGCACGTGGAGCTGCTGGCCCTCGCGCCGGCCCGCCTGATGCTGGTGCTGATCACCGACACCGGACGCGTCGAGCAGCGCATGGTCGACTGCCCCGCGCCGATCGGCGAGAACACTGTCGCCGACCTGCGCGCACGGCTCAACGGCCGCACCGCCGGCCAGCGCTTCACCGATGTGCCCCGGCTGGTGCAGGACCTTCCCGACTCCTTCGACGCGGACGACCGCGGCACCGTCTCCACCGTTCTCGCCACCCTGCTGGAGACGCTGGTCGAGGAGACAGAGGAGCGGCTGATGATCGGCGGCACCGCCAATCTCACCCGCTTCGGCCACGACTTCCCGCTCACCATCCGGCCCGTGCTGGAGGCGCTGGAGGAGCAGGTCGTCCTGCTGAAGCTGCTCGGCGAGGCCACCGACTCGGGCATGACCGTGCGAATCGGTCATGAGAACGCTCACGAGGGGCTGAGTTCCACATCCGTGGTTTCGGTCGGTTACGGTTCGGGCGACGAGGCGGTCGCCAAGCTCGGCGTGGTGGGGCCGACCCGGATGGACTACCCCGGAACGATGGGAGCGGTACGCGCAGTGGCACGTTACGTCGGACAGATCCTGGCGGAGAGCTAA
- the hemW gene encoding radical SAM family heme chaperone HemW encodes MPSALPDGEPVPHDGTLPASATAGAADRPLGFYLHVPYCATRCGYCDFNTYTANELRGSGGALASRENYADTLAEEIRLARKVLGDDPRPAETVFVGGGTPTLLPAADLGRMLAAVRDAFGLADGAEITTEANPESVDARYLAELREAGFNRISFGMQSTRQHVLRVLDRSHTPGRPEACVAEARAAGFDHVNLDLIYGTPGETDDDWRASLDAAIGAGPDHVSAYALIVEEGTQLARRIRRGEVPTTDGDVHADRYLIAEEALTAAGFAWYEVSNWAASKPGRCRHNELYWTGADWWGAGPGAHSHVGGVRWWNVKHPGAYAQALGESRSPGAGREVLDAEDRRVERILLELRLAEGCPLGLVTPAGLAGARRALDDGLLQPGPYAAGSAVLTLRGRLLADAVVRALTD; translated from the coding sequence ATGCCCTCCGCACTCCCCGACGGCGAGCCCGTGCCGCACGACGGCACGCTGCCGGCCTCCGCGACCGCCGGTGCGGCCGACCGTCCGCTCGGCTTCTACCTGCACGTCCCGTACTGCGCGACCCGCTGCGGCTACTGCGACTTCAACACCTACACCGCGAACGAGCTGCGCGGCTCCGGCGGCGCCCTCGCCTCCCGTGAGAACTACGCCGACACCCTCGCCGAGGAGATCCGCCTCGCGCGCAAGGTCCTCGGCGACGACCCCCGCCCCGCGGAGACCGTCTTCGTCGGCGGCGGCACGCCCACGCTCCTCCCGGCCGCCGACCTGGGCCGGATGCTGGCGGCGGTCCGGGACGCATTCGGCCTCGCCGACGGCGCGGAGATCACCACTGAGGCCAACCCGGAGTCGGTCGACGCCCGCTACCTCGCGGAACTGCGGGAGGCCGGCTTCAACCGGATCTCCTTCGGCATGCAGAGCACGCGGCAGCATGTGCTGCGCGTCCTGGACCGCAGCCACACCCCGGGCCGTCCGGAGGCGTGCGTCGCCGAGGCCCGCGCCGCCGGGTTCGACCACGTCAACCTCGACCTGATCTACGGCACGCCGGGCGAGACCGACGACGACTGGCGGGCCTCCCTGGACGCGGCGATCGGCGCCGGACCCGACCACGTGTCGGCGTACGCGCTCATCGTCGAGGAGGGGACGCAGCTCGCCCGCCGGATCCGGCGCGGCGAGGTGCCGACGACCGACGGCGACGTGCACGCCGACCGCTACCTCATCGCCGAGGAGGCGCTGACTGCAGCCGGGTTCGCGTGGTACGAGGTCTCCAACTGGGCGGCCTCAAAGCCCGGGAGGTGCCGCCACAACGAGCTGTACTGGACCGGTGCCGACTGGTGGGGTGCGGGCCCCGGCGCGCACAGCCACGTCGGCGGCGTGCGCTGGTGGAACGTGAAGCACCCCGGCGCGTACGCCCAGGCGCTGGGGGAGTCCCGGTCGCCCGGTGCGGGGCGCGAAGTGCTCGACGCGGAGGACCGGCGCGTCGAACGCATCCTGCTGGAGCTGCGGCTCGCGGAGGGGTGCCCGCTCGGGCTCGTCACCCCCGCAGGGCTCGCCGGCGCGCGCCGCGCGCTGGACGACGGCCTCCTCCAGCCCGGCCCCTACGCCGCCGGCAGCGCCGTCCTCACCCTCCGGGGGCGCCTCCTCGCCGATGCGGTCGTCCGCGCCCTCACGGACTGA